A genomic region of Dictyoglomus sp. NZ13-RE01 contains the following coding sequences:
- a CDS encoding DNA-binding transcriptional regulator — translation MSYEPKWVDDNIKVLVKAILTLKNEEEVLRFLEDICTINEIKELAQRLMVAKMLYEGKSYEEIEKTTGTSSATISRVKKFLYYGADGYKIALSRILNKKEEGE, via the coding sequence TTGAGTTATGAACCAAAGTGGGTTGACGATAATATAAAAGTATTAGTCAAAGCTATTTTAACCCTAAAGAATGAAGAAGAAGTTTTAAGATTTTTAGAGGATATTTGTACTATTAATGAGATAAAGGAATTAGCTCAAAGACTAATGGTAGCAAAGATGCTATATGAAGGAAAATCTTATGAAGAGATAGAAAAAACAACTGGCACAAGTTCTGCAACGATTAGTAGAGTTAAAAAGTTTCTATATTATGGAGCGGATGGGTATAAAATCGCATTAAGCAGAATCCTAAATAAAAAGGAAGAGGGAGAATAA
- a CDS encoding oligopeptide ABC transporter ATP-binding protein produces MNNNDILLKVENLRVWFEIRKGLLSHPLYVRAVDGINFELKKGESISLVGESGSGKTTLGKTILRLYEPTSGKIYFDGKDITNLDSKELQWYRKETGLVQQDPFGALPSHLTIYRILEEPLLIHKIGTPQERREMILKALESVKLTPVEDFAPKYPHMLSGGQMQRVVIARALIMNPKLVVADEPVSMLDASVRIEILELLRELQDKLHMSLIYITHDLATVRAFSHWIFIMYAGNLVERANTKELLNNPMHPYTRALLSAIPDPDPENRKKLRDVPPGEPPNLINPPEGCRFAPRCAQAMDKCKQEPPEIMVSDNHWVKCWLYA; encoded by the coding sequence ATGAATAACAACGATATTTTATTAAAAGTTGAAAATTTAAGAGTATGGTTTGAGATTAGAAAAGGATTACTTTCTCATCCTCTATATGTAAGAGCCGTTGATGGAATAAATTTTGAATTGAAAAAGGGAGAATCTATATCCCTTGTTGGGGAAAGTGGAAGTGGTAAAACGACTCTTGGAAAGACCATTTTAAGGCTCTATGAACCCACTTCTGGTAAGATTTATTTTGATGGAAAAGATATAACAAATTTAGATTCTAAAGAACTTCAGTGGTATAGAAAAGAGACAGGTTTAGTTCAGCAAGATCCCTTTGGAGCACTTCCATCCCACCTTACCATTTATAGGATTCTTGAGGAACCTCTTCTTATTCATAAAATTGGTACTCCACAAGAAAGAAGAGAGATGATATTAAAAGCCTTAGAGAGTGTTAAATTAACTCCTGTAGAAGATTTTGCTCCTAAGTATCCTCATATGCTTAGTGGTGGACAGATGCAAAGGGTTGTTATAGCAAGAGCTTTAATTATGAATCCGAAGCTTGTTGTGGCGGATGAACCTGTATCAATGCTTGATGCATCAGTAAGAATAGAGATCCTTGAGCTATTAAGAGAATTACAGGATAAACTTCATATGAGTTTGATTTATATAACTCATGATCTTGCTACTGTAAGAGCTTTCTCTCATTGGATATTCATCATGTATGCGGGAAATTTAGTAGAGAGGGCAAATACAAAAGAACTTTTGAATAATCCAATGCATCCTTATACAAGAGCACTTCTTTCAGCAATTCCCGATCCAGATCCTGAAAATAGAAAAAAATTAAGAGATGTTCCTCCTGGAGAACCACCAAATCTCATAAATCCTCCAGAAGGATGTAGATTTGCGCCAAGATGTGCGCAAGCTATGGATAAATGTAAACAAGAACCACCTGAAATAATGGTTTCTGATAATCATTGGGTAAAGTGTTGGTTGTATGCATAA
- the aroF gene encoding 3-deoxy-7-phosphoheptulonate synthase: MIIVLKPDATDEDIQKIVEKLKEFNYGAHISRGETRTVIGAVGEKRMEEKILIMEQLEVFPFVEKVIPILTSYKLVLKEIKPDGTKIKINDIVIGGKQIIVMAGPCAVESREQLRETAKFVKEKGAKILRGGAYKPRTSPYSFQGLGVEGLKLLKEVKEEFNIPVITEIMDPRDLEIALDYIDIIQIGARNMQNFSLLKEVGKVKKPVLLKRGPSATLEEFLFAAEYILLGGNSEVILCERGIRTFSDFSRNTLDLSIVPALKEKTHLPVFVDPSHGTGSYKLVPSMAKAAIACGADGLIIEVHPNPEKALSDGPQSLNFQAFDNLMQELRNIASAIGRDL; the protein is encoded by the coding sequence ATGATAATTGTTTTAAAGCCGGATGCAACCGACGAAGATATTCAGAAAATTGTTGAAAAACTTAAGGAATTTAATTACGGAGCCCATATATCAAGAGGTGAAACAAGAACGGTTATTGGTGCTGTTGGCGAAAAAAGAATGGAAGAAAAAATCCTAATAATGGAGCAATTGGAGGTTTTTCCATTTGTTGAAAAGGTCATACCTATTTTAACCTCTTATAAATTAGTTTTGAAAGAAATAAAGCCCGATGGAACAAAAATCAAAATAAATGACATTGTAATTGGAGGAAAACAAATAATTGTAATGGCAGGACCATGCGCTGTAGAAAGTAGAGAACAATTAAGAGAAACTGCAAAATTTGTTAAGGAAAAAGGAGCTAAGATATTAAGAGGTGGAGCTTATAAACCAAGGACCAGTCCTTACTCTTTCCAAGGACTTGGGGTGGAAGGATTAAAATTACTAAAAGAGGTAAAAGAGGAGTTTAATATACCTGTAATAACTGAAATTATGGATCCAAGGGACTTAGAAATAGCATTAGATTACATAGACATTATTCAGATTGGTGCTCGAAATATGCAGAATTTTTCTCTTCTAAAAGAAGTTGGTAAAGTAAAGAAGCCAGTCCTATTAAAAAGGGGTCCTTCTGCAACCTTAGAAGAATTTTTGTTTGCAGCAGAATACATATTATTAGGAGGAAATAGTGAAGTGATTCTTTGTGAAAGAGGTATTAGAACCTTCTCAGACTTTTCAAGAAATACCTTAGATTTATCTATAGTACCTGCTCTTAAAGAGAAGACTCATTTGCCAGTATTTGTGGACCCAAGTCATGGAACAGGGAGTTATAAATTAGTACCAAGCATGGCAAAAGCGGCAATAGCCTGTGGGGCGGATGGATTAATAATTGAAGTACATCCAAATCCTGAGAAGGCTCTTTCCGATGGACCACAATCTTTAAATTTCCAGGCTTTCGATAATTTAATGCAGGAACTTAGAAATATAGCCTCTGCTATAGGAAGAGACCTATGA
- a CDS encoding prephenate dehydrogenase yields MRIGIIGLGLIGASLAKAFKNNSLYVWGIDKDDNAIEDLRSENIIDKGYSTIEEAKDELKESDFIFICVYPSMVKKILESIKPYLKEDQIVIDSASTKQKIVFFANKDPLLTKVFIGGHPLAGKENSGYKNSSADLFRGKIFFLVPSQEVTFLKIDKAKELIESIGARAMITTPIYHDITLAYISHLPQIIAYILADTSINRDRGKTFGTGFKDTTRIAKSPVPLWLDIIKENKTHILKSMRDFYSNFIRVYNAIEKEEWEELEKIFKTAREKRLKIEEINNEANKN; encoded by the coding sequence ATGAGGATCGGAATTATAGGATTAGGACTAATTGGTGCTTCTTTGGCAAAGGCTTTTAAAAATAATAGCCTTTATGTTTGGGGTATCGATAAAGATGATAATGCAATAGAAGATTTAAGGTCTGAGAATATAATTGATAAGGGATATTCCACTATTGAGGAGGCAAAGGATGAATTAAAAGAGAGTGATTTTATATTTATTTGTGTATATCCATCAATGGTAAAAAAAATATTAGAAAGTATAAAACCGTATTTAAAGGAGGACCAAATTGTTATAGATTCAGCCAGTACAAAACAAAAAATTGTATTTTTTGCAAATAAAGATCCATTATTGACAAAAGTGTTTATCGGAGGTCATCCTCTTGCAGGAAAAGAAAATTCAGGATACAAAAATTCATCCGCAGACTTATTTAGAGGGAAGATATTTTTTTTAGTTCCTTCACAGGAAGTTACCTTTTTAAAAATAGATAAGGCTAAAGAATTGATAGAAAGTATTGGAGCAAGGGCAATGATTACAACCCCAATATATCATGATATAACCTTAGCTTATATAAGCCATCTTCCCCAAATTATTGCATATATTTTAGCGGATACTAGTATTAATAGAGATAGAGGAAAAACTTTTGGTACTGGTTTTAAGGATACTACAAGAATAGCAAAAAGTCCTGTCCCATTGTGGTTAGATATAATAAAGGAAAATAAAACACATATACTTAAATCCATGAGAGATTTTTATTCAAATTTTATTAGAGTTTACAATGCTATTGAAAAAGAGGAATGGGAAGAATTAGAGAAGATATTTAAAACTGCAAGAGAAAAAAGATTAAAAATTGAGGAGATAAATAATGAAGCTAATAAAAACTAA
- the aroA gene encoding 3-phosphoshikimate 1-carboxyvinyltransferase, producing MKLIKTKKSSGLKGNIEVPGDKSISHRALIFSSLATGISKIHNFLYAQDCLSTLNCLKSLGVNIYRENEVLVVEGKGLRGLEEADDVLYAGNSGTTVRLMLGVLAGQPGKTNVITGDNSLRRRPMKRVVDPLIKMGGVFLGRKESNFLPIAIRGNYLKGIEYDLPVASAQVKSALLLAGLLAEGKTIIREPSLSRNHTELIFEYLNLPLNKRGLELETHGVENFFAKDFYVPGDFSSASFLIAGALLVPNSKLIIKNVGINPTRIGMLKILKDAGAKIEILREDEWGKEKVGNILVETSEIKGFTVEGEIVPTLIDEVPILAVIATQAKGKSYFRNVEELKVKESDRIKAILENIRRMGGKGEEIENGFVIEGPVNLKGAEINSYNDHRIAMSFIIAGLISEGETIVERDSIDISFPNFIDILKGIGGEIFEL from the coding sequence ATGAAGCTAATAAAAACTAAAAAAAGTTCTGGATTAAAGGGAAATATAGAGGTTCCTGGTGATAAATCTATCTCTCATAGAGCCTTAATATTTTCTTCTTTGGCTACAGGAATCTCTAAAATCCATAATTTTCTCTATGCTCAGGATTGTCTATCTACTCTAAATTGCTTAAAAAGTTTAGGAGTAAATATTTACAGAGAGAATGAAGTATTAGTAGTTGAAGGAAAGGGACTAAGAGGATTAGAAGAAGCGGATGATGTATTATATGCAGGGAACTCAGGAACAACTGTAAGACTTATGTTAGGAGTATTGGCTGGACAGCCAGGAAAAACAAATGTAATAACAGGAGATAATTCCTTAAGAAGAAGACCTATGAAAAGAGTAGTTGATCCCCTTATAAAAATGGGTGGAGTATTTCTGGGAAGAAAGGAAAGTAATTTCTTACCAATAGCTATTAGAGGAAATTACTTGAAAGGAATAGAATATGATTTACCAGTAGCAAGTGCCCAAGTAAAGTCCGCACTTCTCTTAGCAGGACTTCTTGCAGAAGGTAAAACTATTATAAGGGAGCCATCTTTATCAAGAAACCATACTGAATTAATCTTTGAATATCTCAATTTGCCTTTAAATAAGAGGGGATTGGAATTAGAAACTCATGGAGTGGAAAATTTCTTTGCAAAAGATTTTTATGTACCAGGAGATTTTTCATCCGCAAGTTTTTTAATAGCTGGAGCTTTATTAGTTCCAAACTCAAAACTTATAATTAAGAATGTAGGTATAAATCCAACAAGAATTGGAATGCTAAAAATTTTAAAAGATGCTGGTGCTAAGATAGAAATATTAAGAGAGGATGAATGGGGAAAAGAAAAAGTAGGAAATATTTTAGTTGAAACTTCAGAAATAAAAGGATTTACAGTAGAGGGAGAAATTGTTCCTACTTTAATTGATGAGGTTCCAATTCTTGCAGTTATTGCTACTCAAGCAAAAGGCAAAAGTTATTTTAGAAATGTGGAGGAATTAAAAGTAAAAGAATCAGATAGAATAAAAGCAATATTAGAGAATATACGAAGAATGGGAGGAAAGGGTGAAGAAATAGAGAATGGTTTTGTTATTGAGGGACCAGTAAATTTGAAGGGAGCAGAAATAAATTCATACAATGATCACCGAATTGCCATGTCCTTTATTATAGCTGGACTCATATCTGAAGGAGAAACAATAGTGGAAAGAGACAGCATAGATATATCATTTCCCAATTTCATTGATATTTTAAAGGGTATTGGAGGTGAAATTTTTGAGTTATGA